From Flavobacterium arcticum, the proteins below share one genomic window:
- a CDS encoding polyprenyl synthetase family protein: MHAIAHYQQIIQEYFTNLSLEKEPVNLYSPIQYILSLGGKRMRPVLTLMAADVFNADCKEALPAAIAVEMFHNFSLVHDDIMDDAPLRRGNETVHEKWDVNTAILSGDAMLILAYQYFEDYEPETFRALAKLFSKTALEVCEGQQWDVDFEERNDVTIPEYLKMIEYKTAVLVGAAMKMGGIVAKTTEENCDLIYNFGLNLGIAFQLQDDYLDAFGDPETFGKQVGGDIIENKKTYLYLKALQQCDDNQKASLLQWFTSYAEDTTTKVADVKQLFQTTGADVATKEAIEAYTQKAFATLEQLDIAADKKQMLEQFGQYLMQRTV, from the coding sequence ATGCACGCTATAGCGCACTACCAGCAAATAATTCAGGAGTATTTTACCAATTTATCTTTAGAAAAAGAACCTGTAAACCTGTATAGCCCTATACAGTATATATTATCACTTGGCGGTAAGCGTATGCGACCTGTGCTTACACTTATGGCTGCCGATGTGTTTAATGCCGATTGTAAAGAGGCACTCCCAGCAGCTATAGCAGTAGAGATGTTTCATAACTTCTCGCTTGTGCACGATGATATTATGGATGATGCACCTCTGCGTCGTGGTAACGAAACTGTACACGAAAAGTGGGACGTAAATACGGCTATATTATCGGGCGATGCAATGCTTATACTCGCCTATCAGTATTTTGAAGATTATGAGCCCGAAACTTTTAGAGCATTGGCAAAGCTGTTTAGTAAAACAGCACTTGAAGTATGCGAAGGGCAGCAATGGGATGTTGATTTTGAGGAACGCAACGATGTTACTATACCCGAATATCTAAAAATGATAGAGTATAAAACAGCGGTACTAGTAGGTGCAGCCATGAAAATGGGCGGTATTGTAGCTAAAACTACGGAAGAAAACTGCGACTTAATATATAATTTTGGGCTTAATCTCGGTATAGCCTTTCAGTTGCAAGACGATTATTTAGATGCCTTTGGCGACCCAGAAACATTTGGAAAACAAGTAGGAGGCGATATTATAGAGAATAAAAAAACCTATTTATACCTAAAAGCATTACAACAGTGTGATGATAATCAAAAAGCAAGTCTTTTACAATGGTTTACATCGTACGCCGAAGATACAACAACCAAGGTAGCTGATGTAAAACAACTGTTTCAAACAACAGGAGCCGATGTTGCTACAAAAGAAGCTATTGAAGCCTATACCCAAAAAGCATTTGCAACATTAGAACAACTGGATATAGCTGCGGATAAAAAACAGATGTTAGAACAGTTTGGGCAATACTTAATGCAACGAACTGTATAA
- a CDS encoding TetR/AcrR family transcriptional regulator: protein MRETIVKKATEMFMSLGFKSVTMDDIANELSISKKTIYQHFCNKHDLVEASTLSVFENVSCGIDGIREMGKNSIEEIFIIRSFMMQHLNNESASPFYQLQKFFPKIFSCLRAQQFEKVNGCMKDNLQKGIDNGLYRDTINIDFISRIYFTGLTGIKDQDIYPTSMFGANELTIAFLEYHLRAIVTAKGLVILEKLLESDKIKLT, encoded by the coding sequence ATGAGAGAGACTATTGTAAAAAAGGCTACGGAGATGTTTATGTCTCTTGGGTTTAAGAGTGTAACAATGGATGATATTGCCAATGAACTTAGTATTTCTAAAAAGACGATATACCAGCATTTTTGTAACAAGCACGATTTAGTAGAAGCTAGTACCTTGAGTGTTTTTGAAAATGTTTCATGTGGTATAGACGGAATAAGGGAAATGGGTAAAAACTCTATTGAAGAAATTTTCATTATACGTAGCTTTATGATGCAGCATTTAAACAATGAGTCGGCGTCGCCTTTTTACCAATTGCAAAAATTTTTTCCTAAAATATTTTCATGTTTACGCGCACAACAATTTGAGAAAGTAAACGGATGTATGAAAGATAATCTGCAAAAAGGAATTGATAATGGCTTATATCGTGATACTATTAATATAGATTTTATTTCGCGCATCTATTTTACAGGGCTTACAGGAATTAAAGATCAAGATATTTACCCAACCTCTATGTTTGGTGCCAATGAGCTTACTATAGCATTTTTAGAATATCATCTTCGTGCAATTGTAACAGCAAAAGGACTAGTAATATTAGAAAAACTACTAGAAAGTGACAAAATAAAATTAACATAA
- a CDS encoding TetR/AcrR family transcriptional regulator — MSDKKDIATEQLIKNTAKKIFFAEGRFNATTQEIADAAGVNRTLINYYFRSRDNLFNIVFEDAHEQEHIRMESIVFSDLSLREKIEQHLDLFLEQSKEYPYLEIYMVTQMNQGSCHKDTEAMNRMLDKFYLEIGLEMERGNVPKMRPEQFVLNFISLMSFPVSMRPLLQETMGFNQDSYDKLLEERKEIILTLLFKQ; from the coding sequence ATGTCAGACAAAAAAGATATTGCTACAGAGCAACTCATAAAAAACACTGCCAAAAAAATATTTTTTGCAGAAGGTCGCTTTAATGCTACCACGCAAGAAATTGCCGATGCAGCCGGAGTTAACCGTACGCTGATAAATTATTATTTCCGTTCTAGAGATAACCTCTTCAATATAGTGTTTGAAGATGCACATGAACAAGAGCACATCCGTATGGAATCGATAGTTTTCTCTGACCTTTCGCTAAGAGAAAAAATAGAGCAACACTTAGATCTGTTTTTAGAACAGTCTAAAGAATACCCGTACCTAGAAATTTATATGGTAACCCAAATGAATCAGGGAAGTTGCCATAAGGATACAGAAGCAATGAACAGAATGCTCGATAAGTTTTACTTAGAAATAGGTCTTGAAATGGAAAGAGGTAATGTACCTAAAATGCGCCCAGAACAATTTGTGCTAAACTTTATCTCACTTATGTCTTTTCCTGTTTCTATGCGACCATTACTACAAGAAACAATGGGTTTTAACCAAGATAGCTATGACAAACTGCTAGAAGAACGTAAAGAAATTATTTTAACCCTTTTATTTAAACAATAA
- a CDS encoding TolC family protein: MKKNQNQLTSHLFKALSLLLVYLFAPQLRAQEATNSYSYSLEEAVQHALQYNYSVINSGRDVQASVKKKWETIASGLPQISASGNYQNNFAIQQSVIPAELFGGNPGEFTAVAFSTKHSATASATLEQLIFDGSYIVGVKAAKTYLDFYETSKKKTDIEIKEQVINAYGNVLLTQENIAILEKNKATLEKNKFEINENFKSGFSEEEDVEQISITLATVNSSLNNAKRLEKITINMLKLVLGIDLEDKLNVTDKLEDLTMANLDVAFTGSDFNVQSNIDYKLSANNQEQKRLLLQQEKSKALPTLSTSLAFGYNGYNDKFKFTNKDQMWLDYSYLSVNLSVPIFSSFARSARTQQAKIALEQAQTQLTETEQNLKLQYQQAESEYEYSVEEYTTSKNNMRLAERIENKQQIKFREGLSSSFELSEAQRQLYSAQQSYLQAMLNVINTKATLQKLTAQ, translated from the coding sequence ATGAAGAAAAACCAAAATCAATTAACAAGCCACCTTTTTAAGGCGCTTAGTTTACTACTGGTTTACCTTTTTGCACCTCAACTGCGGGCGCAAGAAGCAACCAATAGTTACAGCTACAGCTTAGAAGAAGCTGTACAACACGCACTACAGTACAACTACTCGGTTATTAACTCGGGTCGTGACGTACAAGCATCTGTAAAGAAGAAATGGGAAACCATTGCTAGTGGTCTACCCCAAATAAGTGCTTCGGGTAATTATCAAAACAATTTTGCTATACAGCAATCTGTCATTCCAGCAGAGCTGTTTGGGGGTAACCCTGGAGAATTTACCGCTGTAGCATTTTCTACAAAACATAGTGCTACCGCAAGCGCTACTCTAGAGCAACTTATTTTTGACGGAAGCTACATAGTAGGCGTTAAAGCAGCAAAAACCTATCTTGATTTCTATGAGACATCGAAAAAGAAAACCGATATAGAAATAAAAGAACAGGTTATTAACGCTTACGGTAATGTATTATTAACTCAAGAAAACATTGCTATTCTTGAAAAAAACAAAGCTACTTTAGAAAAAAACAAATTTGAAATTAATGAAAATTTCAAAAGTGGTTTTAGTGAAGAAGAAGATGTAGAACAAATATCTATAACATTGGCTACCGTTAATAGCTCTTTGAACAACGCAAAGCGTCTTGAGAAGATTACTATCAATATGCTAAAACTTGTATTAGGTATCGACTTAGAAGACAAACTAAATGTTACAGACAAACTAGAAGACCTTACAATGGCAAACCTTGATGTAGCCTTTACAGGAAGTGATTTTAATGTACAGTCTAACATCGATTATAAACTAAGTGCTAATAACCAAGAGCAAAAAAGGTTGTTATTACAACAAGAAAAAAGCAAAGCCTTACCTACACTTTCTACAAGTTTAGCTTTTGGATATAACGGTTATAACGACAAATTTAAGTTTACAAATAAAGACCAAATGTGGTTAGACTATTCTTACCTATCTGTAAATCTTAGTGTGCCTATTTTTAGCAGCTTTGCCCGTAGTGCCAGAACACAACAAGCAAAGATAGCACTAGAACAAGCGCAAACACAGCTTACAGAAACAGAGCAAAATTTAAAGCTACAATACCAACAAGCCGAAAGTGAATATGAGTATAGTGTAGAAGAGTACACAACCTCTAAAAACAATATGAGACTTGCAGAGCGTATTGAAAACAAACAACAAATAAAATTTCGCGAAGGACTTTCATCTAGCTTCGAGCTTTCAGAAGCTCAAAGACAGCTTTATTCGGCACAACAAAGTTACCTTCAAGCTATGTTAAATGTAATAAATACAAAAGCTACCTTACAAAAACTAACTGCTCAATAA
- a CDS encoding efflux RND transporter periplasmic adaptor subunit, producing MKKIIYISVLSLLVFSCGEKSKVNIDETLESNDLTKIKESRDIVHSEYEKLGADLARLDAAIDSLNPNKKLPLVQSLTIKDTAFTHFIEIQGNVDTKQNIIIYPEMSGVLLKLNVKTGQKVSKGQILATIDDGGIGSQVAQAKAQLSLAQTTFERQKRLWDQKIGSEMQFLEAQTNLESQKKVVAQLQSQQGKTIIKAPFSGTIDEVMTERGKVVSPGQDLFRIVSLNDMYVSATVPESYLEQVKLGAVVNVYLQSIGKTYKGKVRQVGNFINPSNRSFGIEVALPNPENLLRPNQVAILKIEDYTNKSSVLVPENIIQQKAGGRLVVYTVEKKEGKKELVAIENEVKTGYTSGAYVEIKSGLKVGDTVITEGAKAVEDGTEVKVIK from the coding sequence ATGAAAAAAATAATATATATATCTGTCCTTTCGCTCCTTGTATTTTCATGTGGCGAAAAATCAAAAGTTAACATTGATGAAACGTTAGAGTCTAACGACCTTACAAAAATCAAAGAATCGCGCGACATAGTACATAGCGAATATGAGAAACTTGGTGCCGACCTAGCGCGCCTTGATGCTGCTATAGACTCACTTAACCCTAATAAAAAGTTACCTTTAGTACAATCGTTAACCATAAAAGATACTGCTTTTACACACTTTATAGAAATACAAGGTAATGTAGACACTAAGCAAAATATTATAATATATCCAGAAATGTCGGGAGTATTACTAAAGCTTAATGTAAAAACAGGGCAAAAAGTATCTAAAGGACAAATATTGGCCACTATAGATGATGGCGGAATAGGCTCGCAAGTGGCACAAGCCAAAGCACAACTTTCGTTAGCACAAACTACTTTTGAAAGACAAAAAAGACTTTGGGATCAAAAAATAGGTTCGGAGATGCAATTCTTAGAAGCACAAACCAATTTAGAAAGTCAGAAAAAAGTTGTAGCACAACTACAATCGCAGCAAGGAAAAACGATTATAAAAGCACCTTTTAGCGGAACTATAGATGAAGTAATGACCGAAAGAGGCAAGGTAGTAAGCCCAGGGCAAGACCTGTTTCGTATAGTGAGTCTTAACGATATGTACGTTAGTGCTACAGTGCCAGAATCTTACCTTGAACAAGTAAAACTTGGTGCTGTTGTAAACGTGTATCTTCAATCAATAGGAAAAACATACAAAGGAAAAGTACGCCAAGTAGGTAACTTTATTAACCCAAGCAACAGAAGCTTTGGTATAGAGGTAGCATTACCAAATCCAGAAAATCTATTACGTCCTAATCAAGTAGCGATACTTAAAATAGAAGACTACACAAATAAAAGCTCTGTATTAGTACCTGAAAACATTATTCAGCAAAAAGCTGGCGGAAGGCTTGTAGTGTATACTGTAGAAAAGAAAGAAGGCAAAAAAGAGCTCGTAGCTATAGAAAATGAAGTAAAAACAGGCTATACATCTGGAGCTTATGTAGAAATAAAATCAGGATTAAAAGTTGGTGACACAGTTATAACCGAAGGTGCAAAAGCAGTAGAAGACGGCACCGAGGTAAAAGTTATTAAATAA
- a CDS encoding efflux RND transporter permease subunit: MSNQINKSFGISTWAINNKMTVYVITAILLFGGLITYYSMPRENFPEIIETKIYVSSINPGNSAVDVEKLITKPLEEEFNNISGVTEITSNTLEDYSMILVEFDEDISVQDAKQKVKDEVDKVKADTEWPTVDGGAKVEPNIFDLNIAEETPILNINLTGDFTSERLKEFAEYLEDRIERLPQIKEAAIRGAEEKEVEIAVDMYKMSAAMVSFDDIINTIKFENKTVSGGSVTSNGINKNIRVIGEIDEPSQLEDIIVKKDNGNVYLKDIATVTFKEKERTTYAREYGEPVVMLDIKKRSGKNMVEAVDGVRAIVTKAQENYFPKGLKISFANDQSSRTIAQVDDLVNNIIFGVLLVVIVLMFFLGLRNALFVGIAIPLSMFMSYMILGAMGITLNTMVLFALVMGLGMLVDNGIVVVENVYSLMSQGKSRKQAAIEGIGEIAWPIIASTATTLAAFFPLGLWPGTMGKFMIYFPMTLSIVLGSSLFVALVINAMFTSDFMKLKEEGMTRKKMIRISLILGIIGLVTLIGGFTTGSGALRGMGNLMLFFVIMLWVYKFFLVKRMERFQNNGLVSLENKYKAFLEYALKGIRPRFFFIGTFGLLILSFFAIAIVQPNVLFFPENEPNQIIVYIEFPEGTDIDKTNAFTKLVEEKVYAVANKYIDGNENYMVESAIAQVGQGAGNPQTDSGSESEMPHRGKITLTMREFKYRKGVESSDVMEEVRKAVQGYAGVSVIVEKDAAGPPAGYPINIEIAGEDYDEMLAQAHKLRDFINEKNIPGIEELKVDVNKQKPGVDVSVDINKAGELGITSGKVGETLRRAIYGEKASTYKEGKDDYEINVRLEEKQRNNKSIIYNQPVTFRDQATGKLVQVPISAITNSENTVTYNMIKRKNLKRVITVYSNVLGGYNGNEIVEKIKGELTNYKMPEDIGYAFTGEQEEQSKNMSFLVKALLIALGGIVLILVAQFNSISKPVIIMVSVLFSFGGVFWGMIISGDDFVIIMTMMGIISLAGIVVNNAIVLIDYTQLLIDRKLAENGMEEKALLTKEEYREIIVEGGRSRLRPVLLTAITTILGLVPLAVGLNIDFFNLFTDYNPNIYLGGDNVIFWGPLAKTVIYGLIFATFLTLVIVPVMFFMLQKLKIRLKKNPENVTA, translated from the coding sequence ATGAGTAACCAAATAAATAAAAGCTTTGGTATATCTACCTGGGCTATAAACAATAAAATGACGGTATATGTTATTACCGCCATACTGCTCTTTGGAGGACTTATCACCTACTACTCAATGCCTCGGGAAAACTTCCCCGAAATTATTGAGACCAAGATATATGTAAGTTCTATAAACCCTGGTAACTCAGCGGTAGATGTAGAGAAACTAATAACAAAGCCTCTTGAAGAAGAGTTTAATAACATATCGGGAGTTACAGAAATAACATCGAATACGCTTGAAGATTATTCGATGATATTAGTAGAGTTTGACGAGGATATAAGCGTTCAAGATGCTAAGCAAAAAGTAAAAGACGAGGTAGATAAAGTAAAGGCTGATACTGAGTGGCCTACTGTAGATGGTGGTGCAAAGGTAGAACCTAATATTTTTGACCTTAATATTGCCGAGGAAACACCTATTCTTAACATTAACCTTACAGGCGATTTTACTTCTGAAAGGCTAAAAGAATTTGCAGAATATCTTGAAGACCGCATAGAGCGTCTACCTCAAATTAAAGAAGCTGCCATTCGTGGTGCCGAAGAAAAAGAGGTAGAAATAGCTGTAGACATGTATAAGATGTCTGCCGCTATGGTAAGCTTTGACGATATTATAAACACCATAAAGTTTGAAAACAAAACTGTGTCGGGCGGTAGCGTAACAAGTAATGGTATTAATAAAAATATTAGGGTAATAGGCGAAATTGATGAGCCTTCGCAGCTTGAAGACATTATTGTAAAGAAAGACAATGGCAATGTATATCTTAAAGACATAGCTACAGTTACCTTTAAAGAGAAAGAAAGAACCACATATGCAAGAGAATATGGCGAGCCCGTAGTAATGCTCGACATTAAAAAGCGAAGTGGTAAAAACATGGTTGAAGCAGTAGATGGTGTAAGAGCCATTGTTACAAAAGCACAAGAAAACTATTTCCCTAAAGGGCTTAAAATTAGTTTTGCTAACGACCAGTCTTCACGTACCATTGCACAAGTAGATGATCTTGTAAACAATATTATTTTTGGGGTATTACTTGTGGTTATTGTACTTATGTTTTTCCTTGGTTTAAGAAATGCTCTTTTTGTGGGTATTGCCATACCACTATCTATGTTCATGTCATACATGATACTAGGAGCAATGGGTATTACATTAAACACTATGGTACTATTTGCTCTAGTAATGGGGCTTGGTATGCTGGTAGATAACGGTATTGTGGTAGTAGAAAACGTATACTCGCTCATGAGTCAGGGTAAGTCGCGAAAGCAGGCAGCTATAGAGGGTATTGGCGAAATCGCATGGCCTATTATAGCCTCTACAGCTACAACACTTGCCGCATTTTTCCCACTAGGTTTATGGCCAGGCACTATGGGTAAATTCATGATTTACTTCCCTATGACGCTTTCTATAGTATTAGGGTCATCATTGTTTGTTGCATTGGTTATTAATGCCATGTTTACCTCTGACTTTATGAAACTGAAGGAGGAAGGAATGACGCGTAAAAAAATGATTCGTATAAGCCTTATATTAGGTATCATAGGGCTAGTTACACTTATCGGAGGCTTTACAACAGGTTCAGGAGCATTAAGAGGAATGGGTAATCTGATGCTTTTCTTTGTAATAATGCTTTGGGTATATAAATTTTTCCTTGTTAAGAGAATGGAACGTTTCCAGAACAATGGTCTTGTATCATTAGAAAATAAGTATAAAGCTTTTCTTGAATATGCCTTAAAAGGTATACGACCAAGGTTTTTCTTTATAGGCACTTTTGGCTTACTTATACTATCGTTTTTTGCTATAGCCATCGTTCAACCTAATGTACTGTTTTTTCCAGAAAATGAACCTAACCAAATTATAGTTTATATCGAGTTTCCTGAGGGCACTGATATTGATAAAACCAATGCATTTACAAAACTTGTAGAAGAAAAAGTATATGCTGTAGCCAACAAATATATTGATGGCAACGAAAACTATATGGTAGAAAGCGCCATAGCACAGGTAGGACAAGGAGCAGGTAACCCACAAACAGATAGTGGGTCTGAGAGTGAAATGCCCCATCGTGGAAAAATAACCCTTACTATGCGCGAGTTTAAATACCGTAAAGGCGTAGAAAGCTCTGACGTGATGGAAGAGGTACGTAAAGCAGTGCAAGGCTATGCGGGTGTATCGGTAATTGTAGAGAAAGATGCTGCAGGACCACCAGCAGGATATCCTATAAACATCGAAATTGCAGGAGAAGACTATGACGAAATGCTTGCTCAAGCCCATAAACTTCGCGATTTTATAAATGAGAAAAACATTCCTGGTATAGAAGAGCTTAAGGTTGATGTAAACAAACAGAAACCAGGTGTAGATGTTAGTGTAGATATAAACAAAGCTGGAGAACTAGGTATTACATCGGGTAAAGTAGGAGAAACTTTACGAAGGGCTATATATGGCGAAAAAGCATCTACCTATAAAGAAGGTAAAGATGATTATGAGATAAATGTAAGACTTGAAGAAAAACAGCGTAACAACAAGAGTATAATATACAATCAGCCAGTTACCTTTAGAGATCAAGCAACAGGTAAGCTCGTACAAGTTCCTATTTCTGCAATAACAAACTCAGAAAACACCGTTACCTATAACATGATTAAGCGAAAAAATCTTAAAAGAGTTATTACAGTATACTCTAATGTACTAGGTGGTTATAACGGTAATGAAATTGTAGAAAAGATAAAAGGAGAGCTTACTAATTATAAAATGCCCGAAGATATAGGGTATGCCTTTACAGGAGAACAAGAAGAACAATCTAAAAATATGAGCTTCTTGGTAAAAGCATTGCTTATTGCATTAGGAGGTATTGTATTAATACTTGTAGCACAGTTTAACTCTATATCTAAGCCAGTTATCATTATGGTTTCGGTATTGTTTAGTTTTGGTGGTGTATTTTGGGGTATGATTATATCTGGAGACGATTTTGTAATTATCATGACAATGATGGGTATTATATCTCTTGCGGGTATTGTAGTAAATAATGCCATTGTACTTATTGATTATACACAGCTACTCATAGACCGTAAACTTGCCGAAAATGGAATGGAAGAAAAGGCATTACTTACTAAAGAAGAATATCGAGAGATTATTGTAGAAGGAGGACGTTCACGTTTAAGACCAGTACTGCTTACAGCTATTACTACAATACTAGGGCTTGTACCACTAGCAGTAGGGCTTAACATAGACTTCTTTAACCTATTTACTGATTATAACCCAAACATCTATTTAGGAGGTGATAATGTAATTTTCTGGGGACCATTAGCAAAAACAGTAATTTACGGACTTATTTTTGCAACATTCCTTACATTAGTAATTGTACCTGTAATGTTTTTCATGCTTCAAAAGTTAAAAATTAGACTTAAAAAGAATCCCGAAAATGTTACTGCATAA
- a CDS encoding helix-turn-helix domain-containing protein, translating to MDFIQNEIKEIKKLLLALNIQQKEILTIEDASQYLGLSTSRLYKMTSNKEIPHYKPGGKKIYLKRLEIDQWITNSRVSTDDDCALDMDNYLSKPLEN from the coding sequence ATGGATTTTATTCAAAATGAAATTAAAGAAATAAAAAAACTTCTTTTAGCTCTAAACATTCAGCAAAAAGAGATTTTAACAATTGAAGATGCTTCGCAGTACTTGGGGTTATCAACCTCTAGGTTGTACAAAATGACAAGTAATAAGGAAATTCCTCATTACAAGCCTGGTGGAAAGAAGATATATCTAAAGCGTTTAGAAATAGACCAGTGGATAACAAATAGTAGAGTTAGTACTGATGATGACTGTGCTTTAGATATGGATAATTATTTGTCTAAACCTTTAGAGAACTAA
- a CDS encoding site-specific integrase: MASINITLRSKPNKKNEFPVILRIVKDRKSKLISLGMLCEKEDWDSKKNEFKKTYANASQRNRVLLKLQEKALKIIDEFALDDIDFTLNQFETKFRGRKSSSVTVSEFWKEKINDFIKAGRIGNSKPYKDTYNSFFKFHKNKNILFREVTPAFLDKYETFLRSNNNSNGGIGIKMRTIRALYNYAIKSGIVDEKYYPFKIYKISKFKAKGVKKALIRDEMKLMEAINTQKYPHLINTKNYLVFSYYMGGMNFVDMMKLKWDNIQGDRIQYIRSKTKGKFTVKMLEPVKQIIAYYKAQNRPTKYVFPILLKEDLSPVQIDNRKHKTLRRFNKQLKEIAEIQGLEQNVTSYVIRHSFATNLKFAGISTDVIGRSMGHADVSITQAYLKEFKDDIIDDAMSKLLEEPILQYAS, translated from the coding sequence ATGGCAAGTATTAATATAACCTTAAGAAGTAAACCTAATAAGAAAAACGAATTTCCAGTAATACTAAGAATAGTTAAAGATAGAAAGTCTAAGCTAATCTCTTTAGGGATGCTTTGTGAAAAGGAAGATTGGGATTCTAAAAAGAACGAGTTTAAAAAAACATATGCTAACGCCTCACAGAGAAATAGAGTGTTATTAAAGCTACAAGAAAAAGCATTAAAAATAATAGATGAATTTGCATTAGATGACATTGACTTTACTTTAAATCAATTTGAAACTAAGTTTAGGGGGCGTAAATCTTCCAGTGTAACTGTCTCCGAATTTTGGAAAGAAAAAATAAATGATTTCATAAAAGCAGGAAGGATAGGTAATTCAAAACCATATAAAGACACTTATAACTCGTTTTTTAAATTCCATAAGAACAAAAATATTTTGTTTAGAGAAGTCACACCAGCTTTTCTAGATAAGTATGAAACCTTTTTAAGGAGTAATAATAATTCCAATGGAGGTATTGGTATAAAAATGAGAACTATTAGAGCTTTATATAACTATGCTATTAAAAGTGGAATTGTAGATGAAAAATACTATCCGTTTAAGATTTATAAAATTTCAAAGTTTAAAGCTAAAGGGGTTAAAAAAGCATTGATTAGAGATGAAATGAAGTTGATGGAAGCTATTAATACCCAGAAATATCCGCATTTGATTAACACTAAGAACTACTTGGTTTTTAGTTATTACATGGGAGGAATGAACTTTGTTGATATGATGAAATTGAAATGGGATAATATTCAAGGTGATAGAATTCAATATATACGTTCTAAAACCAAAGGTAAGTTTACAGTTAAAATGTTAGAGCCTGTAAAGCAAATTATAGCTTATTACAAAGCTCAGAATAGACCAACAAAATATGTGTTTCCAATTTTACTAAAAGAAGACTTATCACCAGTACAAATAGACAACAGGAAGCATAAAACATTAAGACGATTTAATAAGCAACTCAAAGAGATAGCTGAAATTCAAGGTTTGGAACAAAATGTAACATCTTATGTTATCAGACACAGCTTTGCTACTAACTTAAAGTTTGCAGGTATTTCAACTGATGTTATTGGGAGGTCTATGGGGCATGCTGATGTGAGTATTACACAAGCCTACCTTAAGGAGTTTAAAGATGATATAATTGATGATGCAATGTCAAAACTTTTAGAAGAACCCATATTACAATATGCATCTTAA
- a CDS encoding AAA family ATPase yields the protein MQLRKSERQQAKIKMALQGSSGSGKSLSSLLLAKGLTNDQLDKVAVIDTENGSADLYAHLGNYNVLPLQPPYTPEKFIEAITVCEEAGMEVIVLDSISQVWDELLDYHSKLPGNSFANWSKVTPRQKAFINKILQCDAHVIATMRTKQDYVLQQKDGKYVPEKVGLKAVQRDDVSYEFTIVFDIDIKHFAIASKDRTNLFSGRPEFMINTSTGKRILEWCTSPVKEEDVKQRIEECLSVSQLMELYKEYPSFQLPLKALYQAKKDLLEKLVNPQNFSQNGNSISNRA from the coding sequence ATGCAATTAAGAAAATCAGAAAGACAACAAGCAAAAATTAAAATGGCTCTACAAGGTTCATCAGGTTCAGGCAAGAGTTTAAGCTCACTTTTACTTGCTAAAGGACTAACTAATGACCAACTGGATAAAGTGGCTGTAATTGATACAGAAAATGGCTCTGCTGACCTTTATGCTCATTTGGGTAACTACAATGTATTACCGTTACAACCACCTTATACACCAGAGAAATTTATAGAAGCTATAACTGTTTGTGAAGAGGCAGGAATGGAAGTGATAGTGCTGGATTCCATCTCTCAAGTATGGGATGAGCTTTTAGATTACCATTCAAAACTACCTGGGAATTCTTTTGCTAATTGGAGCAAGGTTACACCTAGACAAAAAGCATTTATAAATAAGATTTTACAATGTGATGCACATGTTATAGCTACAATGAGAACAAAACAGGATTATGTACTACAGCAAAAAGATGGAAAGTATGTTCCTGAAAAAGTTGGTCTTAAAGCTGTACAAAGAGATGATGTTTCCTATGAGTTTACCATTGTATTTGATATAGATATTAAGCACTTTGCAATAGCGAGTAAAGACAGAACTAACTTGTTTTCAGGTAGACCAGAATTTATGATAAATACTTCTACAGGTAAACGGATTTTAGAGTGGTGTACTTCACCTGTAAAAGAAGAAGATGTAAAACAGCGAATAGAAGAGTGTTTGTCTGTTAGTCAGTTAATGGAGCTATACAAAGAGTATCCTAGTTTTCAGTTGCCATTAAAAGCTTTGTATCAAGCTAAAAAAGATTTATTAGAAAAATTAGTTAACCCACAAAATTTTAGTCAAAATGGAAATAGTATCAGTAACAGAGCTTAA